The Bradyrhizobium oligotrophicum S58 genome contains the following window.
AGGTAGAGGGTCGAGCTGTTGATGCTGAAATGCAGCTGATAGCCGAGCGCGAGGATCACCATCGCGCCGATGAACAGCAGCGGCAATCCCCGCAGCGGCTTGGGCTCAGCCCTGGCGGGTGCCTGCCTTGTCGCCGGACCAGCGTCCTGCGCAACCCGCGACAGGCCGAGCGCCGTCAGCAGCAGCACGACTGATGAGATGATGAAAGGCAGCCGCGGATCGTAGTCGCGCAGGATCACGCCGAGATAGGGCGACACCGCACCGGCCACGCCATAGCCAAGCATGACCAGCGCCGCGAGAAACGGAATCGTCGGCCGTGCCGCGTGGCGCCCGAGCAGGGTCAAAGGCGGCGCCCGCAGCACCGACGAACTGATCGCCCAGATCACGATCAGTCCGATGAACAGGGCCGGCCTGGCCGAGCTCGCCACGAAGGGCAACGCCACGAAGGCGCCGCAGGAGATCGCCGTCAACACGCCGACGAACAAGCCGAACCGCACGGCGATCGGCCCGATGCGATCCGCGGCGATTCCCATCGCCGTGTCGGACAGGGTGAAGATGGCCTGGTCCAGCATCAGGATCAAAATGACGGCGGAGGGAGCGATGCCGGCCTGGGCTGCGAGCTTGGGCAGATAGATCACGTAGGTGGTCCACAGCAAGGTGAACACCAGCTGCAACAGCGCGAGATGAAGTCCCAATCGCGTCGCCGTCGGCGCGCGCGCGTCCACATGTTCGATCGTGCTCATGGCCCTCTCCCAGCCTTAGCATAGAGCCGGGGATGCCCATTGCAAATGAGCGGATCGCGGAGGGCTATCGCGCGCGACGGAAGGTCAGGTTGATGCGCCGGCGGCCAAGCAGGCCATGCTCGCCGTCGGCCAGCGGCGCCACGCCGTGAAAGGCGAGCCGCGCCGGGCCGCCCCAGACGACGACGTCGCCGTGTAGCAACCGATAACGTTGCGCCTTGTCGGTGCGTTTGAGGCCGCCGAACAGGAAGGTCGCGGGCAGTCCCAGCGACACCGAGACGATCGGCGCGCCGATATCGCGCTCGTCGCGGTCCTGATGCAGCGACATCTTGGCGCCCGGCTCATAGCGATTGATCAGGCAGGCATCCGGCGCGAAGCCGGGAAAGCCTGCCTCACGCGCCGCCTGTTCCGCAAGCTTGCGAAACAGCGGCGGCATCGCTGGCCAGGGCTTGCCGCTCTCGGGGTCGACCGGATCGTAGCGGTAGCCGCTGCGGTCCGTCACCCAGCCGAACGAGCCGCAATTGGTCATCGCCACCGACATCTGGTGGCCGCCCGGAGTGACCATCTGGCGGAACGGCGCCTGCGTGATGATCGCCTCGATCGCGGCGATCAGCTCCGTCTCGTGCGGCCGCGCAAAGCCGCGCAGCAGCATCGCACCCGGCCCGAGCGGCTCGCGCGCCGGTCCGACATCGTCGAGTCCGTCGAACAGATCAGCCGTCATGCCCCTCACTTCGCATCGTGAAAGATCACGCCCAGCGTATGCCGGCGGCCGGAGCGCAGCCGGCTGACGCCATGGCGCATGTTGACCCTATAGCTGCCGCGCGTGCCCTGCACCGGGCGATTGTGGACCGCGAACACCACGGCATCGCCTTGCCGCAGCGGCACGACCTCGGCCCGCGACTGCATGCGCGGCCGCTGCTCGGTCAGCACGAACTCGCCGCCCGCGAAATCGCGCCCCGGCTCGGACAGCAGGATTGCGACCTGCAGCGGAAACACGTGCTCGCCATAGAGATCCTGGTGCAGGCAGTTGTAGTCGCCCTCGACATATTGCAGCAGCAGCGGCGTCGACCGTGTCTGGCCGGCCTCATGGCAGCGGGCGAGGAAATCGTCGTGCTTGCTCGGGTATCGGATATCGGTGCCCATGGTCGCATTCCAGCGATTGGCGACCGGGACGAGATGCGCATAGAGCAGCGGCCGCAGCCGCGCGATCGGATCCGGCAGCGGATAGCTGAAATATTTGTACTCGCCGCGCCCAAAACCGTGCCGCGCCATGACGACACGACTGCGGAAGTGGTTGTCATCCGGATAGAGCGACGCCAGCGCCCGGCATTCATCGGGTGAAAGTAGCTGCGCCAACACAGCGCAGCCGCCGGCATCGAGGTCGCGTTCGACCACCGCCCAGTCGATCGTGTCGACCCCGGTCGCGGCGGCAGAATCGATGTCGGGAGCTACCTGCTTGAGTCTGGCCATGCGATTCATCCCAGCTGTCATTCCGGGGCGGCGCGAAGCGACGAGCCCGGACTCCATCCTCACGATCGTGGTTATGGATTCCGGGCCTGCGCGCAAGGGCGCGCATCCCGGAATGACGATGGTGTGACAGAAAGGGCAGCGGCCGCCACCCGTTTCCTGGACGTTTTGGCATCATGGTGCCGGAGCGCCCCAATGAACCGGAACGCTTTCGGCGGAACCAATCTTCTGACGATGCAACGTCCACGCACCAAACGCCTCTTCATCCTGTTCGGCAGGTCGATCCTGGCCGTGCTCTCGCTCGCTGTCGTCCTGGTGCTCTACGCCGAAGGCTATGTGATCTGGTACTTCGAATACGGCCTCGGCCTCCCCACCGAGAGCCAGCTTGCGGCTCTGCCGACCACAGGTCCGCTGTGTGCGGCGAACCCGGGCAGCTCCTATGTGCCGCTCTCCGAGATTCCACCTCTGGTCCGGAAGGCCGTCGTGGCGTCCGAAGATCGTGATTTCTACGAGCGGACGTCGATCGGCCCTCTGGCCCGGCTCGCATCCAACATTGTGGCCGGCCGCCGGCCGGGCAATTCGAGCATTATCCACGCGGTCAGCCGGCAATGTCTTTGGACGCTGGTTCCGGAATGCTGCAAGGGACCGAACCTCGAATGGCAGTTCGGCACACAGGTCTTCACGGGCCGTATCGAGCGCACGTTCACGCGCGATCGCATCCTGGAAGCCTATCTGAACAATGCCTATCTCGGCCGCGGCGCCTATGGCGCTGCCGACGCGGCCACCGCCTATTTCGGCAAATCGCTTGCGAGCCTCGACATCGACGAGATCGCCCTGCTCCTCACGCGTTTCCGAATGCCGATGACCTCTCGGCACGACA
Protein-coding sequences here:
- the alkB gene encoding DNA oxidative demethylase AlkB; the protein is MTADLFDGLDDVGPAREPLGPGAMLLRGFARPHETELIAAIEAIITQAPFRQMVTPGGHQMSVAMTNCGSFGWVTDRSGYRYDPVDPESGKPWPAMPPLFRKLAEQAAREAGFPGFAPDACLINRYEPGAKMSLHQDRDERDIGAPIVSVSLGLPATFLFGGLKRTDKAQRYRLLHGDVVVWGGPARLAFHGVAPLADGEHGLLGRRRINLTFRRAR
- a CDS encoding 2OG-Fe(II) oxygenase produces the protein MARLKQVAPDIDSAAATGVDTIDWAVVERDLDAGGCAVLAQLLSPDECRALASLYPDDNHFRSRVVMARHGFGRGEYKYFSYPLPDPIARLRPLLYAHLVPVANRWNATMGTDIRYPSKHDDFLARCHEAGQTRSTPLLLQYVEGDYNCLHQDLYGEHVFPLQVAILLSEPGRDFAGGEFVLTEQRPRMQSRAEVVPLRQGDAVVFAVHNRPVQGTRGSYRVNMRHGVSRLRSGRRHTLGVIFHDAK
- a CDS encoding MFS transporter; translated protein: MSTIEHVDARAPTATRLGLHLALLQLVFTLLWTTYVIYLPKLAAQAGIAPSAVILILMLDQAIFTLSDTAMGIAADRIGPIAVRFGLFVGVLTAISCGAFVALPFVASSARPALFIGLIVIWAISSSVLRAPPLTLLGRHAARPTIPFLAALVMLGYGVAGAVSPYLGVILRDYDPRLPFIISSVVLLLTALGLSRVAQDAGPATRQAPARAEPKPLRGLPLLFIGAMVILALGYQLHFSINSSTLYLRFAKPDDLQWLMPVFWIGFNLVLFPASVIVKHRGGLIVMGIAGLLGAIAIVIAELAGALNMLIAAQFVAGAAWGCMMMSAISAALAIGTDGAEGKVTGLVFSALALATLARMAAVAGGLQKLPDYAPLVQWAPVACWLVAGAGLLVMAAAGLQARRASSS
- a CDS encoding transglycosylase domain-containing protein, with the protein product MNRNAFGGTNLLTMQRPRTKRLFILFGRSILAVLSLAVVLVLYAEGYVIWYFEYGLGLPTESQLAALPTTGPLCAANPGSSYVPLSEIPPLVRKAVVASEDRDFYERTSIGPLARLASNIVAGRRPGNSSIIHAVSRQCLWTLVPECCKGPNLEWQFGTQVFTGRIERTFTRDRILEAYLNNAYLGRGAYGAADAATAYFGKSLASLDIDEIALLLTRFRMPMTSRHDSEWRNLMLDRMLAAGLIDQAQATAAKAAPLSLIAGPLRKP